One Terriglobales bacterium genomic window, TTGACGAGGTCCTTCAGTTCCTTGCTGGGCTTGAAGAAAGGAATGGTCTTGGCCGGCACCTCTACGCGATCGCCGGTCTTGGGGTTACGACCGACGCGGGGCTTGCGCTTGCGGGTGCGGAAGCTGCCGAAGCCCCGGATCTCGATCTTGTCACCGGCGCGCAGCGAGCGCACGATGCTGTCAAAGATCGTCTCCACGATCACTTCGCTGTCTTTGCGCGTCACTTCCACCAGTTGCGAGACTTGATCGATCAGGTCCGCCTTGGTCATGGGTGTCTCTCCGACAGCGGGTTTTGGTGCGGGCGGGGAGCCCGCGGCGCGCCTATCCTACCGCAGCTTTACTTCCACAGGTAATAAAAACCGACGTGCGTTTCCATGAGCTTGGAGCGATCGGGGAACCAGGCGCTGGCGTCGCCGAACAGCACGTCGAGCAACGTGCGCCGCTCCTTGATGGGCCGCACTAGCGTGGGCTCGCCCTCGATGCCCACGGCTTTCGCGGTGTCGTCCACGCAGGCCTGGAAGTCACCCAACTGGTCCACGAGCTTCAGGGGCAGGGCCTGCTGCCCGGTCCAAACCCGGCCATCGGCCAAAACGCGCACTTCTTCTTCCTTGAGCTTGCGTCCCTCAGCCACCGCCCGGACGAACTGAGCCTGCATGTCGTCCATCAGTTTCTGCAGGTACTCGCGCTCGGCGGGGGTGATGTCGCGCGAGGGCGAGCCGGTGTCTTTGAACTCGCCGGTCTTGAGCGTGATGTCTTTCAACTTCAGCCACTTGATGAGCTCGGGATAGATGTAGTACTGCGCGATGACTCCCACCGAGCCCACGATCGAGCCCGGGTTGGCGTAGACCTTGTCGGTGGCCACGGCGATGTAATAGCCGCCGCTCGCGCCCACGGTGCTGATCCAGGCT contains:
- a CDS encoding HU family DNA-binding protein, whose amino-acid sequence is MTKADLIDQVSQLVEVTRKDSEVIVETIFDSIVRSLRAGDKIEIRGFGSFRTRKRKPRVGRNPKTGDRVEVPAKTIPFFKPSKELKDLVNSK
- the sppA gene encoding signal peptide peptidase SppA, with protein sequence MSNDGKSRTFLWIVVGGGAFFLFLLAVFTLVYVSVKSDADTGFAGFGDRIAVVDIEGVLIDSKATVEHIKKYGDDSSIKAIILRVNTPGGGVAASQEIHDAVKRVREKKKKRIVAWISTVGASGGYYIAVATDKVYANPGSIVGSVGVIAQYYIYPELIKWLKLKDITLKTGEFKDTGSPSRDITPAEREYLQKLMDDMQAQFVRAVAEGRKLKEEEVRVLADGRVWTGQQALPLKLVDQLGDFQACVDDTAKAVGIEGEPTLVRPIKERRTLLDVLFGDASAWFPDRSKLMETHVGFYYLWK